From a region of the Penaeus vannamei isolate JL-2024 chromosome 2, ASM4276789v1, whole genome shotgun sequence genome:
- the LOC138865274 gene encoding selenoprotein V-like, with the protein MSTNSDMRIPSTITRRISPPSGTYNRRGTAQGQGRVVESCPTCACQAQLMIGAGVVRHVASPLPLRCSCPFAAPVPSLLLPLLCPFSAPVPVPSMLLPLLCSCPCPFSTPVPTPSLFLSLSLLCPCLFPFSAPASSPSLLLSLPLPLLCSCPFSAPAPSLLLSLFCPCPFSAPAPAPSLPLPLLCSCPFSAPAPSSAPSRLYMDKIHE; encoded by the coding sequence ATGAGTACCAATTCGGACATGCGTATTCCTTCGACCATAACCAGAAGGATCTCTCCTCCGAGCGGGACATACAACCGACGGGGCACGGCGCAGGGGCAAGGGCGCGTGGTCGAGTCCTGCCCAACGTGCGCATGCCAGGCTCAATTGATGATCGGCGCCGGGGTCGTCAGACACGTCGCCTCGCCCCTGCCCCTTCGCTGCTCCTgccccttcgctgctcctgtccCTTCTCTGCTCCTGccccttctctgtcccttctctgcTCCTGTCCCTGTCCCTTCTATGCTCCTGCCCCTTCTCTGTTcctgcccctgccccttctctactcctgtccctaccccttctctgttcctgtccctgtcccttctctgcccctgcctcttccccttctctgctcctgcctcttccccttctctgctcctgtccctgcccctgccccttctcTGCTCCTGTCCCTTTTCTGCCCCTGCCCCTTCTCTGCTCCTGTCCCTTTTCTGCCCCTGCCCCTTCTCtgcccctgctcctgctccttctctgccCCTGCCCCTTCTCTGCTCCTGCCCCTTCTCTGCCCCTGCTCCAAGCTCGGCTCCGTCTAGACTGTACATGGACAAAATACACGAGTGA